The DNA region TCGCTCAGGAAGCAGATCCACATGTCGGGCACCGGCGTACCCCGCAGCTCGATCGGCATCGGTGCCCGATCGAAGGTCCAGCCGGCGGCGCACAGCGCCTCGTAGGACGCGCGGGTGTCGTCGACGCCCACCGCGGCGCGGTACAGGCCGGCGTGGTTGGGGTCGCGGGTGTGCCGTCCGTGGGAGGCGGGGGCGCGCCACTGGACCAGGATGGCCTCGAACGCTTCGTCGGGGAGCCGCAGGCGCACCGCCTCGGCGTCCACGGAGTCGGCGCGGCCCAGGAAGGCGGCGTCCTTCAGGGACTCGGTGGCCAGCACCTCGAACCCCATCCCCTCGTACCACCGCCGCGAGCGCTCGAGGTCGGTGCAGGTGATCCGAAGGTGCCGCATGCGGGTCTCGTCCTCGGGCACGGTGGCGTCGGCCACCAGGTCGAGCGTCACGCCGGTGGCATCCCGCAGCGTCGTCCACTCGGTGCCGAACGGCGACCGTCCCGTCCCCACGACGGCGCACCCCAGCCCGCCGAGGCGCTCGGTCACCTCGGGCAGGTCGGGCACCGAGACCCCGAGCGCCTGGATGCCGACCGCGGTCGGATCGTCGACGGGACGGCCGGTGAGCGGCGGGTCGATCCAGCTCTGCACCTCGACCGCGGGGCTCGTCCGTGGACCACGGGCGTCGAAGACGAAGTCCGCGCCGCCCTCCACCTCGCCGGGCAGACCGAGGATCGCACCGTCCGACCGCTCCACCGGGGTGCCCATCACACGCCGCATGGCCAGGCCCTCGACCAGGAACTGCGTCACCGGCCCGGTGTCCGAGCAGCAGTAGCAGACGTGCAGGAACCTCCGGGCCGGCCTGACGGCATCGTCGTGGGTCATAGCATCTCCCTCAGCGCTGGAGCGGGTCCCGAGGCAGGCCCAGGAGCCGTTCGGCGATGACGTTCCGGATGATCTCCGAGGTGCCCCCGGCGATGGTGAGGCAGCGGCTGAACAGGTACCCGCCGGCGACCTCGGGCTCCTCGTCCCCCACCCCGCCCAGCCCGGTGAGCCGCATCCCGAGCTCGGTGACCCGCTGCGCGTGCTCGGCCGAGACCAGCTTGGTGATGTTGCCCTCCGGGCCCGGCGGGCCACCGGCGAGCGCCCGGCCGATGTGCCGGAGGTTGAGCGCGGCCATGGCGTGGTCCTCCGCAAGGAGGACGCCGACCTGCCGCGCCGCTCCGTCGTCACCCGCCAGGTAGCGCTCGGCGAGCGGCACGAGGTCGGCGGCCCGCAGCTGGTCGAGCCCGCCCTCGTTCCCCCCGATCGACACCCGCTCGTTGCCGAGCGTCGCCCGGGCGACGGCCCAGCCCCGGTCCACCTCGCCGACAACGTCCTCGTCGGGCACGAAGACGTCGTCGAGGAAGACCTCGTTGAACAGCGTCTCGCCGGTCAGCTCGCGCAGAGGGCGCACCTCGACCCCCGGGGCCTCCATGTCGATCGCCAGCGTGGTCAGGCCGGCGTGCTTGGCCGCCTCGGGATCGGTGCGCACGGTGGCGAGGCCGCGGTTGCTCCGGTGGGCATCGCTCGTCCAGACCTTCTGGCCGTTGACGACCCAGCCGCCGTCCACGCGACGTGCCCGGCTCTGGATGGCCGCGGCGTCGGAGCCGGCGCCGGGCTCGCTGAACAGCTGGCACCAGCGGAGCTTCCCCTCGAGGCTCGGACGGATCCAGCGCTCGATCTGCTCAGGTGTGCCGTTCTGGATCAGGGTGGGCAGCACCCAGGTGCCGATCCCGAGGTCGGGTGGGTCGACATCCACCAACTCCTCCTCGATCACGAGCTGCTCGACCACGTCGGCTCCCCGGCCCCAGGGCTTCGGCCAGTGGGGCACGAGGTAGCCCGCG from Acidimicrobiales bacterium includes:
- a CDS encoding VOC family protein; translated protein: MTHDDAVRPARRFLHVCYCCSDTGPVTQFLVEGLAMRRVMGTPVERSDGAILGLPGEVEGGADFVFDARGPRTSPAVEVQSWIDPPLTGRPVDDPTAVGIQALGVSVPDLPEVTERLGGLGCAVVGTGRSPFGTEWTTLRDATGVTLDLVADATVPEDETRMRHLRITCTDLERSRRWYEGMGFEVLATESLKDAAFLGRADSVDAEAVRLRLPDEAFEAILVQWRAPASHGRHTRDPNHAGLYRAAVGVDDTRASYEALCAAGWTFDRAPMPIELRGTPVPDMWICFLSDPDGVPFELVERPREAFRP